A DNA window from Undibacterium sp. YM2 contains the following coding sequences:
- a CDS encoding serine hydrolase domain-containing protein: MTKLIASLCVVCSLIGATVATNTANASDTSTKSLPSETEIKQQIESYIKSEMQERRIPGMQLAVVRSGKIVLLKSYGLAEIPNAVAVNDQNVFSINSATKSFTGVAIMQLVEEGKLDLSAPVSRYLDGLPVAWQAVTVRQLLTHTSGIPDIISSKIPSLATPQEVDAAWAAIQTWPMEFKTGERYRYNQTNYILLGKIIDRLSGMPFIEFFQKRQFAVAGMRSVGFGESRDVIPHKAVSYRYEEPGGSLRHIVETYPPFLRTGAGMNSSAEDVANWLIALQQGKLISAAGLRQLWTPGTFNNGKPTVWALGWPVMRQGEYAAVAGVGGARSAFYVYPGHDLAIVTLTNLAGADPQGMIDDIAGFYLPGLRKAHGGAYAAHLLREQIAQDGYAGLAAKLNKIKIDKGLPDPSEDDFNSWGYRLLSKKMADQAVTVFGLGVQIYPNSANLHDSLAEVYEFQADKLAALKHYRLSLGLDAQNSHAAERIAALGGK, translated from the coding sequence ATGACAAAACTGATTGCCTCACTTTGCGTAGTCTGTAGTTTGATAGGAGCGACAGTCGCTACTAATACTGCAAATGCCAGTGACACGTCCACAAAATCTCTACCCTCCGAGACAGAAATCAAACAGCAAATCGAGAGCTACATCAAAAGCGAAATGCAGGAGCGCCGCATCCCCGGCATGCAACTGGCTGTGGTCAGGAGTGGCAAGATTGTTTTGTTGAAGTCTTATGGCCTTGCCGAGATACCCAATGCGGTGGCTGTGAATGACCAGAATGTGTTTTCCATTAACTCTGCGACCAAGTCGTTTACTGGCGTTGCCATCATGCAGTTGGTGGAGGAGGGCAAGCTGGATTTGTCGGCGCCGGTGTCGCGGTATCTGGATGGTTTGCCTGTGGCCTGGCAGGCGGTGACAGTGCGGCAGCTGCTTACTCATACTTCGGGCATTCCTGACATTATCAGCAGCAAGATACCATCGCTGGCGACGCCGCAAGAGGTGGATGCGGCGTGGGCGGCGATACAGACCTGGCCTATGGAATTCAAGACGGGTGAGCGTTACCGCTACAACCAGACCAATTATATTTTGCTGGGCAAGATCATCGATCGTTTGAGCGGTATGCCGTTTATTGAATTTTTCCAGAAGCGGCAGTTTGCTGTGGCGGGTATGCGCAGCGTGGGCTTTGGTGAGTCGCGCGATGTGATACCGCACAAGGCGGTGTCGTACAGGTATGAGGAACCGGGTGGCAGCTTGCGGCATATCGTTGAGACCTATCCGCCATTCTTGCGCACGGGTGCGGGTATGAATAGCAGTGCTGAGGATGTGGCGAACTGGCTCATCGCCCTGCAGCAAGGCAAGCTGATTTCTGCTGCGGGTTTGAGGCAACTCTGGACACCGGGTACTTTCAATAACGGGAAGCCGACTGTGTGGGCACTGGGCTGGCCAGTGATGCGTCAGGGTGAGTATGCTGCGGTGGCTGGCGTGGGTGGTGCGCGTTCGGCGTTTTATGTGTATCCCGGCCATGATCTTGCCATCGTCACGCTGACCAATCTGGCGGGCGCTGATCCGCAGGGCATGATCGATGATATCGCTGGCTTTTATTTGCCAGGTTTAAGAAAAGCGCATGGCGGCGCTTATGCTGCACATCTTTTGCGTGAGCAGATTGCGCAGGATGGTTATGCGGGGCTGGCGGCGAAATTGAACAAGATCAAAATCGATAAGGGTTTGCCTGATCCTTCTGAAGATGATTTCAACTCCTGGGGTTATCGTTTGCTGAGCAAGAAGATGGCTGATCAGGCGGTGACGGTGTTTGGTCTTGGCGTACAGATTTATCCCAACAGTGCAAACTTGCATGACAGTCTGGCGGAGGTGTATGAATTTCAGGCGGACAAGCTGGCGGCTTTGAAGCATTACCGTTTGTCACTGGGCTTGGATGCGCAGAATTCGCATGCGGCGGAGCGGATTGCGGCGCTGGGTGGGAAATGA